CGTGACTACCATTCTGCGCGTCTGCGCGTCTGCGCGTCTGCGCGTCTGCGCGTCTGCGCGTCTGCGCGTCTGCGGGATCGCGCTCATGCGCGCCTGTGTTGATACGCGAATACGCTCATGCCGTGTTGCGTGCTTGCGCTTCTGCGGGTCTGTCCGGTTACGCTTTTGCGCTTTCGTGGGCATGCGGCGTTGCGCTTTTGCGTCTTTGCACCTTCGTGGGCATGCAGCGTTGCGCTTCTGCGGCTTTGCTGTGCTGCGCGCTTACGCCAACGCGCCTCTGTTCTGCTGCATTTTGCGGCTTTGCGTGCGTTACACGGGGCCCATCGCCACGCTGCCTTGTCGAATAACGGGAGGCCGATGACGTGTCCCTCTAGACCGCCTGCTGGAGGCCGTCGAACCGCAGGGCCGAAGCCAGATCGCGGCGATGATGTTGGTGCCCATGGTTTCGCGGACAGATCGTCGCGTTGGCACGCTGACGTGGCGCCGACGAGCCGGCGCAATTTCAAGCTTTTGACCGGCCTGTGAGCCAGATTCCGTGACGGAAGGGGCGGTTAGCGTGTGATTTCGTCAATCGGAAGCCTCGTTCCGAGGCAGCTGTGGATCTGGACACCGGCTTGAACACCAGAGGTCCCGCCCATAGCTCCGGGCGAAGGCATTAACTCGACAGGGCAAACCGAATGGATGTGAAATCGATCCTGGAGAGCGCTCTCGGTTCCGGATTCTCTCAAAAGGGTGGCGGCGAACAGGCTTCCGATTTCGTGGGAGGGCTCGCGTCCAACCTCACGGAGGGGTTGCCCACCAATCTTGCGGGAGGGCTGGCCACGGGTCTCATCGGGGGCGCCGCCGCCGGCGGTCTGCTCAGCCTGATCACCGGTTCGAAGAACAAGCGCGGAGTCGGTGGTAAGCTCGTCAAGTACGGCGGCTTGGCTACGATCGGAGGGCTCGCCTACAAGGCCTATCGTCGTTGGCAGGCGAAGAACGCCCCCGGCGCCGCCACCTCTCCGCACGAGCCTTCCAATCCGCCCCCCGGCGGCCCCTTCGACGTCGAAAACGATCGCGACGCCGCCGGCGACGACTTCCGTCTCGTTCTGGTCCGCGCCATGATCGCCGCAGCGCAGAGCGACGGCCATATCGACAAGGACGAACACCGGCAGATTCGCGAGCAGGTGACGACATGGGATCTCGGCCCATCCGAGAAGGTCGCGCTCTACGAGTATTTCGCCGAGCCAGCCGATGCTGCGACGATCGCGCGCCTCGCCCGCACCGACGAGCAGCGCGCCGAGATCTATCTCACGTCTGCGCTCTGCATCGATCCGGACACGGCTGCGGAGCAGGCCTACCTTCAGACCCTCGCCGACTGCCTCGGCCTTCCGCCTGGCCTACGCGGCTATCTCGACGCCGAGGCCGAGGCGGCACGCCAAGAGGTCGCGTAAAGCCGGAGCCCGGCACCAGGACACCGACGCCGATCCGGTATTGGCTTAATGGCGCGCGGCCGGAGCTGCGCGCTATGGAGTGCAGGATGGCTTAAAGATCCATAGGGGCGGTCGGGCCGCTCTGCTCCAGGTGCCACTGCGACTGCCATCGACCGTCCCGGCGCGAAAGCGTGAGGAAGTTTCGCTCGGCGACGTAGCGACGCCGGTGGCCCGGCAGCGGCAGAAGGACGATGGGGCTGTCCGGCAGCGGCGCCTCGCCGAAGCTCGCGAGCAGCCCGAGCGCGGACGCGTAGGCTCCGCCTGGCGGCGGGTGCGTGATCCCGGAGGCGACGAGCTGGTGGATCGTCCCCTCCGACGCGCGCATCTCGGCGCGCGTCGCGAGATGGATCTCCCCGGAGACCACCGTCACCGCACCGCTCGCGCGCAGCCGCTTCATCTCGCCCAGCATCCGCCGCCATTCGTCGCGATGCACGTGGCTCTGCCACTGGTCGCGCAGATCGTCCTCGTACTTCTGCATCTGCGGGATCATGACGAGCAGTCTTTCGATGAGCGACAGGCGCGGCCCCAGGAGCGGCACGCTTGAGACAACGATGGTGTGGTCGCCCTGAGGGTCCGTCCCGGTCACGAGCCGCCACCCCTCGGCGCCCATGATGCGGTCCCGCCGCCGCTGCGAGCGCAGGTCTGGCGCCACCAGCGTCACGCCCGGAAGCCGGTGCCGCCAGCCGAGGTTGGCCCCCGTTGGGTCGGGCAGGTGCGCGGCGATGTCGCTCTCCACCAGCCCGAGCTGGAAGAGGAGAAACATGCGCCGTGCCACCTCGAACAGCACCGCGCCGACTGGGCCGTCCGCTACCTCCTCCGGGAGCGAGCCCCAACCGTCACAGATATCGTGGTCGTCCCAGATCGAGAGCGTCGGTACCTCGGCGTAGAGCCTCGCGGCGTCGGGTGCGCGAACGACCTTCACGTATCGGGCGATGAAGCCGCGCTCCAGGTGGCGCTTCAGGTCTGCAAGGTCGTCCGGTCGCGGCACCGCTTCGAGGTCGTCCGGCCATTTGTCGGTGAGTGGGTGGCCGTCGGTGACCTCGTCCGCGTAGATCTGGTCGCCGCCTTGCAGCAGGAGGGCGAAGGGGGCCGTTTCGTGCTCCTCGCACAGCCTCGCCCACATTGCGTTGCGCTCTGCCGGCTCGCGGTCGAGGTCCCCATGCTCCTTGCCGTTGCAGCTCACGAACGCCAGGCGAAGGTCACCGGCGAGCTCGGTGACGACCGCGTAGTCGTCGCCCTCGAAACGGTATCCGGGCGCCCCGGCCGGCAGGTCGAATTCGTACCGCCAAAACGACAGGCCCTCGAACTCATAGATCAGCGCCGGCGCATGGGTCCCGTCCGCGACGACGATGTCGCCCGGTGGCGTGGGGCCGTGAGAGATCAAAAGCACGTGCAGTCTGAGCCGATTCTTGGCGTGACCCCGAAAATAGAGGATCGGGCGCGCTGGCCCCAGGTCCGTTGTCATGTCGGGGGTGCCTCCGGATCTCGCCGCATTCGGCGCAGTCGAGTTGTCTCGGCGACATGGTCGTGCGGGAACTGACCGACAGCGGGCAACACCCGAACAGTGTTGACCACGTCGTTGTGACATGGGGCTTGAAGCGGCGTCTACACTGGCGACAAGTCGCCGCTCTTGCGAGGAACGGCATGACTATCAGCCCTGGCTGGCGCCTTTCGGCGCTCGGCATTGACGACTGGGCGTGGCGCAAAAGCCGCCGCTACGGCGCACTGATCTGCGATCGGGAGCGACGTTTAGTCATCGACCAGCTCTCGGACCGCGAGCCGGCAACTGTGTCCGCGCTGGCTCGCAGAGCGGCCGAGCATCGAGATCATCGCCCGTGATCGTGGAGGCGGCTATGGCGCTGGCGCTGCCAAGGGTCGAACGGAGGCGGTGCAGGCTGCTGATCGCGATTGCGAGCGCGAATGGATCAGGTGGATGGTAGGCTCAGAAAGTCCCTCCGAATTGCAGACGGATAGCGGATCACGGCATCTCGAAAGAATGGTTCGGACACGGCTCCCAGCCTGGCAAACAATGCATTGAACTGTGTTGGGGCCTGGACATCACGCAACAACGGAACCAGTCCGAATTCCTCCAAGGCGGAAAATACATCTTCATCCAAAAGTTGATTTTCCCAAATTCGACGGGTTTCCAGCTCGATGTAGGCGAGCTTGCATGCTGACAAGGTTCGATAAGCGCCTGC
Above is a genomic segment from Acuticoccus sediminis containing:
- a CDS encoding tellurite resistance TerB family protein, which codes for MDVKSILESALGSGFSQKGGGEQASDFVGGLASNLTEGLPTNLAGGLATGLIGGAAAGGLLSLITGSKNKRGVGGKLVKYGGLATIGGLAYKAYRRWQAKNAPGAATSPHEPSNPPPGGPFDVENDRDAAGDDFRLVLVRAMIAAAQSDGHIDKDEHRQIREQVTTWDLGPSEKVALYEYFAEPADAATIARLARTDEQRAEIYLTSALCIDPDTAAEQAYLQTLADCLGLPPGLRGYLDAEAEAARQEVA
- a CDS encoding FkbM family methyltransferase, with the translated sequence MGSSSNLAVAKQFGRLPFKVPTRDGVPMKGLGSLMSNHQSTDGDIVEVDAVRLDDFLGEAADLPNIAWIDVEGAIGEVIAGAYRTLSACKLAYIELETRRIWENQLLDEDVFSALEEFGLVPLLRDVQAPTQFNALFARLGAVSEPFFRDAVIRYPSAIRRDFLSLPST
- a CDS encoding alkaline phosphatase D family protein; this translates as MLLISHGPTPPGDIVVADGTHAPALIYEFEGLSFWRYEFDLPAGAPGYRFEGDDYAVVTELAGDLRLAFVSCNGKEHGDLDREPAERNAMWARLCEEHETAPFALLLQGGDQIYADEVTDGHPLTDKWPDDLEAVPRPDDLADLKRHLERGFIARYVKVVRAPDAARLYAEVPTLSIWDDHDICDGWGSLPEEVADGPVGAVLFEVARRMFLLFQLGLVESDIAAHLPDPTGANLGWRHRLPGVTLVAPDLRSQRRRDRIMGAEGWRLVTGTDPQGDHTIVVSSVPLLGPRLSLIERLLVMIPQMQKYEDDLRDQWQSHVHRDEWRRMLGEMKRLRASGAVTVVSGEIHLATRAEMRASEGTIHQLVASGITHPPPGGAYASALGLLASFGEAPLPDSPIVLLPLPGHRRRYVAERNFLTLSRRDGRWQSQWHLEQSGPTAPMDL